In the Chloroflexota bacterium genome, TTTGCCAACGGCGCAGCGTCGTACACCTGTTTCAAGATCGTTGACAGTGAGGGGGGCGTGTGTCAGAATGCCGCATCCGGCTCGACGATGCGCGGGATAGGCTGTCGTCCGGCGACTCGGCACCGGCTCGACTCGTTCACCTCTTTCGTGCAGATCTGTAGTTTCGAGGTGCCTCGATGTCTAGACGTGCGTCGCGCGGCTATGTACTGGTCGCGCTGTTTGCCGCCTTCTCGATAGTGCTTGCCGCGTGTAGCCAGCCGGCCGCCCCGGCCAAGCCTGCCGAGACGAAGCCCGCCGCGCCGGCCGCGACAACTGCTCCCGCCGCCTCGCCAGCGGCCGCCGCTGCCTCACCGGCTGCCGCGGCGTCTCCGGCTGGCGCTGCTGCCTCACCGGCTGCCGCGGCGGCTGCACCCGCTGCCGCGGCTGTCGCGCCGGCCGCCAAGGTGCAGGCCTCTGGCATGGCGACGGCCAAGGCCCCGGCCAACAAGCAGGAGCTGGTGATCGCCTCGCCTTCGGACATCTCCAAGCTCGACCCGCACATGAGCACGTCGTTTCAGGACATCATCATCACGTTCAACCTGTACGACACGCTCACCGCGCGCGACCCTGACCTCAAGCTGATCCCGCGCCTTGCCACCGAGTGGAAGTCCACGGGCGACAAGACCTGGGAGTTCAAGCTGCGGCCGAACGTGAAGTTCCACGATGGGTCGCCACTCACCTCCGCCGACGTCAAGTTCTCCATCGAGCGGACCTACGATCCGAACGCCAAGACGCTGGTGAATACGGTATTCGGGACCGTCGAGAAGGTCGATGCTCCCGATCCGCAGACCGTCGTCTTCACCACCAAGCAGCCCGATGCGCTGTTGCCGGCCCGGCTCGCGTTCTATGGCGGCCAGATCATCCCGAAGGCGTACTTCGAGAAGGTCGGCCCTGACGAGTTCAACGTCAAGCCCATCGGCAGTGGCGTCGTCAAGTTCAAGGAGTGGGTGAAGGACGACCGCCTCGTGCTGGAGGCCAACAAGGAGTACTGGGGCGGCGCTCCGGACTTCGAGCGGGTCGTGCTCAAGCCGATTCCTGAGAACCAGCCGCGTATGGCCGCCCTGCTCTCGGGCCAGGCTGACATGGCCCTCAAGCTGATCCCTGACCAGGTTGACCAGCTCAAGAGCAATGAGAAGGCGCGCGCCGAGGGCGCATTCTACGCGGGCCTGTACGTCCTCGGCGTCAACTCGAAGGCGCCGCCGCTCGACAACCCAAAGGTGAAGCAGGCCCTGTCCCTGGCAATCGATCGCGAGGGCATCGTGAAGGCGCTGTGGAAGGGCCAGGGCGCGGTTCCGAACGGGTTCGTCGCGCCGGGCGATGCCACGGGCTACGACCCTGGCCGCAAGCCGTTCGAGTTCAACGCCGATAAGGCGAAGGCGTTGCTGGCCGAAGCCGGCTACAAGGGCGAGGAGATCGTCCTTGAGAGCAGCACCGTCATCGGCAACGACCGTCAGATGTCCGAAGCCATCGTCGAGATGTGGAAGAAGGCCGGCGTCAACGCGAAGATCGAGATCATCGAGGGCTCCGTTCGCGCCCAGAAGAACCGCGAGAAGTCCTTCAAGGGGCTCTGGTGGAGTGACCCGACATCCACGCTCCAGGATCCCGACGGCATGATGTACCGGCTGCTCAGCCCGGGCGGCCCGATGGACTACTGGCGCGAGGCCGAGTGGGACAAGCTGGGCCAGGAGGCTCGCTTCTCACTCGATGCGAAGGCGCGCGACGCGGCGTACAAGCGGATGCAGGAGATCATGGACATCTACTATCCGTGGCTCCCGGTCATTGTGCCCGTCGAGAGTCACGGCGTCGCAAGCTACATCAACTGGCGGTCCAACCCGAACCAGACGATGGAGCTCCGCAAGGAAGTCTTCAGCTTCAACCGCTAGGCGCTGACCATCGAACGTTCATGCTGCTGACTCGGTCGGCGGGCCGCGCGCCTGCCGACCGGGTTCGCGTTTCACCCCTGGCCCGTCCGGGTGTGTGAACCAGCGGGTTGACCACGCAGTTGCCTGCCGCTCAGGCCGCACTGGTCTGGTGAACCGGGAAGGTGATCGCTGAGGCCATGATTCAGTTTTTGACGCGTCGACTCGTGCGGGCCGTCATCGCCCTCTGGGGCATCGTCACCATCGTCTTCATCGTGATGCGGCTCTCGGGCGATCCGGTGCCGCTGATGCTCCCGCCGGATGCGCCGACGGCCGAGATGAACCGGGTCCGCGCCGAGCTCGGCCTCGATCAGCCGATCCCAGTGCAGTACCTCGTGTTTATCGGCAACGTGCTACGCGGCGACCTTGGCCGCTCGATTCACATGCGGCAGCCGGCCGTGTCTATCGCGCTGGAGCGGCTGCCGGCCACGTTCGAGCTGGCGTTCGTCGCCTTCACCCTGGCCATTGTGGTGGCGTTGCCGGCTGGCCTGATCTCGGCGGCGAAGCGCAACTCCGTCTGGGACAACCTGGCCATGTTCCTGGCGCTGGTCGGGCAATCCGCTCCGACCTTCTACATCGGGATCATGCTGATCCTGGTGCTCGGGCTGCAGCTGGGCTGGTTCCCGGTCTCGGGGCGCGGGACCGGCGACTGGCTCAACCCGAAGGATTGGCCGACGATGCTCTGGCACGTCTTCTTGCCGGCCATCACCCTTGGCGCGTTCGCGATGGCCAGCATCGCGCGGTTGACGCGGTCGGCCGTCCTCGACGTGATGCGGTCCGACTACATCCGGACGGCGCGCGCCAAAGGCCTGAGCGACATCGTCGTGCTGCTGCGCCACAACCTCAAGAACGCCGCCATTCCCATCGTCACGATCATGGGGCTGCAGTTCGGGACGCTGCTGGGCGGCGCGGTGGTCACCGAGACGGTCTTCTCCTGGCCGGGCATCGGACTGCTGGCCATCAAGTCGATTGGCAGCCGCGACTACCCCATCGTGCAGGCATCGGTGCTGCTGGTGGCGATGGCGTTCGTGGTCGTCAACTTCCTGGTCGATCTGGCGTACGGCTGGCTTGACCCGAGGATTCGGTACGCATGATGGGCCAGAGATCGCGAAGAGTTTCTGCACGGCGGGAGGGCTCGCATGGCTGAACCGGCTGTCGCCCTCGCCGTGCCGTCCCCGCAGGTCATCCGCGGCGGCCCGACCTGGGGCTACCATCTCCGTCGCGTGCCGCCGGTCGTCTGGGTGTGCGCCGCCGTCCTGGTGCTCATGATTGGTGCGGCGGCGCTGGCGCCGCTGATCGCCCCGAAGAGTGCGACCGAGCAGTCGTTGCTGCTGCGGCTCAAGCCGCCGTTCTGGATGGAGGAGGCGGAGCCGGGCTACTACCTCGGGACGGACGAGGTAGGACGCGACATCCTCAGCCGGATTCTGTACGGGGCGCAGATCTCCCTGGCCGTCGGCTTCCTCGGCGTGCTGATCGGTTCGGTGCTGGGCACGCTGTTGGGTATGCTGGCCGGGTACTTCTCGGGCGTCGTCGACGAAGTCATCATGCTGGTCGCCGACATGCAGCTGGCGTTCCCGTTCATCCTGCTGGCCATCGCGATCATCGCCGTGCTCGGGCCGGACCCGGCCGGTGCGATCCCCTGGAAGCTGATCGTTATCGTCGGCATCAGCGGCTGGATGACCTACGCGCGGGTCTGTCGCGGCGTGGTGCTGACGATCAAGGAGCGCGAGTTCGTGCAGTCGGTGCGGGCGCTGGGCGGCTCGGATGGGCGCATCCTGCTGCGGCACATCCTGCCGAACATCCTGTCGCCGGTGATCGTCCTGGCGACCCTGGATCTGGCCCGCCTGATCATCCTCGAATCAACGTTGAGCTTCCTGGGGCTGGGCGTCCAGCCGCCAGCGCCATCCTGGGGTGGCATGCTCGGGCAGGGGCGTCAGTATCTCGATACGGCGTGGTGGCTGAGCACGTTGCCGGGGCTGGCGATCATGCTGACGACGCTGGCGATCAGCCGGGGTGGCGACTGGATCCGCGACATGCTGGACCCGACGATGCGCTCGGGGTGACTCTGGCGTGAGGGCCTCCCGGCCGATGATCGCACGCTGAACCGGTACACTCCTTGTACTGGTGAGAAGGCACAGACGCGGGAGGTGGGAGCGCGATGGAGGCGTTGCAGGCGTTGCCGGGTTGGGCGCAGTTCCTGATCGGGCTGCTGGCGGCGGCGGTGCTGGTCGTGTTGAACGTCGGCTGGCTGATGCAGGCGCGCGGTTGGATGATGGGGCAGCAGCAGAAGATCGCGGCCCAGCGCGAGGCCGCGCGGAAGCGGGCCGACGCCATCGCGCCGAGCGCGCCGGGCCGGAGCGCGACGCCCGGCCACTGAGCCGGGCAGGCCGCCCCGCTCGGCGCGGGTCACGTCGACGCCGATCAGGTTGACGCCGATGGGGTTATCGCGACCATCGCCGTGGGGATCTGCCCCGCGGCGCGGTGCGCGGCAACGCTCTCCAGGAACGCCCGGTGGAAGCGGTCGTCCTCGGTCAGCTCGGGGTGGAAGCAGCTCACCAGCAGGCTCCCCTGACGCGCCGCCACGATGGCGCCGTCGTCGAGCGCGGCGAGCACGTCCACGCCCTCGCTCACCGACGTGATGGCCGGTGCGCGGATAAAGATCGCCCGAAACGGCTGCTCGCCCAGACCGGCGATCTTGAGGTCCGTCTCGAAGCTCTGGAGCTGCCGGCCGAAAGCGTTCCGTTTGACGACGAGATCCATGGTGGCGAGCAGCGGCTGATCCAGGCCGCCGATGTCCTTCGCCAGCAGGATGGCGCCGGCGCAGGTGCCGTAGATCGGGAAGCCGCGGTCCACCAGCGTCCGGAGCGGCGCGAGCAGCTCGTAGTGGACCAGCAGCTTGCCGATGGTCGTGCTCTCGCCGCCGGGGATGATGAGCCCGTCGATGCCCTCCAGGTCGGACGGCAGGCGGATCTCGCGGGCCGTCGCGCCCAGGCGCTCGATCGTCTGGACGTGCTCGACGAATGCACCCTGGAGCGCCAGCACGCCGACGGTCAGGCCGCCGAACTCGGACGACGTGGGCGACTTGGCAGCGTCGGACATCGGGAAACCTCCCTGTGCGAGTGGTCAGTGGCCTACCAGCCGCGCGGGGCCATCAGCTCGCGCTCGGGGATCGCCCCCAGCTCGATGCCCGGCATCGCCTCGCCCAGGCCCTTCGAGACCTCCGCCACGATGCCAGGATCGCGGAAGTGGGTGGTCGCCTTGACGATGGCCGCCGCCGTCTTCGCCGGGTTCTGGCTCTTGAAGATGCCCGAGCCGACGAACACGCCCTCCGAGCCAAGCTTCATCACCAGGGCGGCGTCGGCAGGGGTCGCCACGCCACCCGCGCAGAACAGCACGACGGGCAGCTTGCCCTCCTGGGCCACGTCTCGCACCAGATCGTATGGCGCGCCGAGGTTCTTGGCCTCGGTCATCCACTGGTCCGGGCCGAGGATCGTCAGCCGCTTGATGCTGGTGACGATGCTGCGGAGGTGCCGAACGGCCTCGACGATGTTGCCGGTGCCCGGCTCGCCCTTCGAGCGGATCATCGCCGCGCCCTCGCCGATGCGTCGCAACGCCTCGCCCAGGTCACGCGCACCGCACACGAACGGCGCCTTGAAGTCGTGCTTGTTGATGTGGAACTCCTCGTCGGCCGGCGTCAAGACCTCGGACTCGTCGATGTAGTCCGCGCCGAGCGACTCCAGGATCTGCGCCTCGACGAAGTGGCCGATGCGGGCCTTCGCCATCACCGGGATGCTGACTGCCTCCATGATCCGCTCGATCAGCTCGGGCGGGCTCATGCGGGCGACGCCGCCGT is a window encoding:
- a CDS encoding ABC transporter permease, with protein sequence MIQFLTRRLVRAVIALWGIVTIVFIVMRLSGDPVPLMLPPDAPTAEMNRVRAELGLDQPIPVQYLVFIGNVLRGDLGRSIHMRQPAVSIALERLPATFELAFVAFTLAIVVALPAGLISAAKRNSVWDNLAMFLALVGQSAPTFYIGIMLILVLGLQLGWFPVSGRGTGDWLNPKDWPTMLWHVFLPAITLGAFAMASIARLTRSAVLDVMRSDYIRTARAKGLSDIVVLLRHNLKNAAIPIVTIMGLQFGTLLGGAVVTETVFSWPGIGLLAIKSIGSRDYPIVQASVLLVAMAFVVVNFLVDLAYGWLDPRIRYA
- a CDS encoding ABC transporter permease, whose translation is MAEPAVALAVPSPQVIRGGPTWGYHLRRVPPVVWVCAAVLVLMIGAAALAPLIAPKSATEQSLLLRLKPPFWMEEAEPGYYLGTDEVGRDILSRILYGAQISLAVGFLGVLIGSVLGTLLGMLAGYFSGVVDEVIMLVADMQLAFPFILLAIAIIAVLGPDPAGAIPWKLIVIVGISGWMTYARVCRGVVLTIKEREFVQSVRALGGSDGRILLRHILPNILSPVIVLATLDLARLIILESTLSFLGLGVQPPAPSWGGMLGQGRQYLDTAWWLSTLPGLAIMLTTLAISRGGDWIRDMLDPTMRSG
- the pdxT gene encoding pyridoxal 5'-phosphate synthase glutaminase subunit PdxT; this translates as MSDAAKSPTSSEFGGLTVGVLALQGAFVEHVQTIERLGATAREIRLPSDLEGIDGLIIPGGESTTIGKLLVHYELLAPLRTLVDRGFPIYGTCAGAILLAKDIGGLDQPLLATMDLVVKRNAFGRQLQSFETDLKIAGLGEQPFRAIFIRAPAITSVSEGVDVLAALDDGAIVAARQGSLLVSCFHPELTEDDRFHRAFLESVAAHRAAGQIPTAMVAITPSAST
- the pdxS gene encoding pyridoxal 5'-phosphate synthase lyase subunit PdxS, whose amino-acid sequence is MQEATFTVKKGLAQMLKGGVIMDVVTPEQAKIAEEAGACAVMALERIPAEIRAHGGVARMSPPELIERIMEAVSIPVMAKARIGHFVEAQILESLGADYIDESEVLTPADEEFHINKHDFKAPFVCGARDLGEALRRIGEGAAMIRSKGEPGTGNIVEAVRHLRSIVTSIKRLTILGPDQWMTEAKNLGAPYDLVRDVAQEGKLPVVLFCAGGVATPADAALVMKLGSEGVFVGSGIFKSQNPAKTAAAIVKATTHFRDPGIVAEVSKGLGEAMPGIELGAIPERELMAPRGW